Proteins from a genomic interval of Actinoalloteichus hymeniacidonis:
- a CDS encoding class I SAM-dependent methyltransferase, whose translation MSEVIDRLIVENTGSDHSSAEAAEAKRVVSTVYDLLASTWKLVEMWNWGYDDAQLHQEIEKRIPGFSRFGTDGFSEALYYYTLRQVPTELTDYHGKRILEVGSGIGGGLNFLSRVADGAELSGVDLSKTAVARANARHFRPNKLSYTNGDAEDIPFEDGTFDVVINLESCHNYPHLDKFFSEVSRVLKPGGHFSAVDLFNDQHLANFKQAQSTNAQLKWLSETDISPQVISAVNKRMVKGSYLQETFSKQKGPLLQQLISRPCWTAAFGALFSGDASTSPVAKWARKVGGLSSMDKAPIRIYRHNLATRVV comes from the coding sequence ATGTCCGAGGTAATCGACCGGTTGATCGTGGAGAACACCGGATCCGATCACAGTAGCGCGGAGGCCGCCGAGGCGAAGCGTGTGGTCTCCACCGTGTACGACCTGCTCGCCAGCACCTGGAAGCTGGTCGAGATGTGGAACTGGGGATACGACGACGCCCAGTTGCACCAGGAGATCGAGAAGCGCATCCCCGGGTTCTCCCGGTTCGGCACCGACGGTTTCTCGGAGGCGCTGTACTACTACACGTTGCGACAGGTTCCGACCGAACTCACCGATTACCACGGAAAGCGGATTCTCGAGGTCGGCAGTGGAATCGGCGGGGGTCTGAACTTCCTCTCCCGGGTGGCGGATGGGGCGGAGCTGTCCGGAGTGGACCTGTCGAAAACGGCGGTCGCTCGAGCGAATGCGCGACACTTCCGCCCCAACAAACTTTCCTACACCAATGGTGACGCCGAGGACATTCCGTTCGAGGACGGCACCTTCGATGTGGTGATCAATCTGGAGAGTTGCCACAACTATCCGCATCTGGACAAATTCTTCTCCGAGGTATCGCGGGTGCTCAAGCCCGGCGGCCACTTCTCCGCGGTCGACCTGTTCAACGACCAACACCTGGCGAACTTCAAGCAGGCGCAGTCCACCAACGCCCAGCTGAAGTGGTTGAGCGAGACCGACATATCGCCGCAGGTCATCAGCGCGGTCAACAAGCGGATGGTGAAGGGCAGCTACCTGCAGGAGACGTTCTCCAAGCAGAAGGGCCCGTTGCTGCAGCAGCTCATCAGCAGGCCCTGCTGGACTGCGGCGTTCGGTGCGCTGTTCAGCGGCGACGCCAGTACCTCCCCGGTGGCGAAGTGGGCGCGCAAGGTAGGCGGGCTGTCCAGCATGGACAAGGCGCCGATCCGCATCTACCGACACAATCTGGCGACTCGCGTGGTGTGA
- a CDS encoding cytochrome P450, which produces MTTGIHPDAVLPDGPTSPRMVQTLAYAAARRGTLRKMRDRYGSAFTFGSYILGPMVMLSDPGEVRELFQANSEQAETPDSNLGFVLGPGSLFSITGKEHRRQRKLLTPPFHGRRLRAHEALIEQETRREAASWPEGKPFPVLPSTMRLSMNVILRAVFGADGAELDELRTMLPPMLKVGAFVASLPIARVDLGGRGPGARFDRYRAQYDAIIDRLIDQAGADPKLTERDDVLAILIQSRYDDGSPMRRSEIADQLLTLLAAGQENTARTLAWAVERLRRHPELVRRLVTEDEEGGSELREATLIEVQRIRPVVEMTARQVRAESLRIGRWTLPRGTVATACISLLHENESLFPRPEVFDPDRFVGARPDPSWIPFGGGVRRCIGAAFATMQMNVVLRTMLRDFTLVPTLEPGEHHPDHGISVAPAKGGLAVLHRR; this is translated from the coding sequence ATGACGACGGGAATCCATCCGGACGCGGTGTTACCCGACGGCCCGACGAGTCCGCGCATGGTGCAGACCCTCGCCTACGCCGCCGCCCGCCGAGGCACCCTGCGCAAGATGCGGGACCGCTACGGTTCGGCGTTCACCTTCGGCTCCTACATCCTGGGCCCGATGGTGATGCTCTCCGATCCCGGCGAGGTCCGGGAGTTGTTCCAGGCGAACTCGGAACAGGCGGAGACCCCCGACAGCAATCTGGGTTTCGTACTGGGACCGGGCTCGCTGTTCTCGATCACCGGCAAGGAGCACCGCAGACAGCGCAAGCTGCTCACGCCGCCCTTCCACGGGCGTCGGCTGCGCGCGCACGAGGCGCTGATCGAGCAGGAGACCCGCCGGGAGGCCGCGTCCTGGCCCGAGGGCAAGCCGTTCCCGGTGCTGCCCTCGACCATGCGGCTGAGCATGAACGTCATCCTGCGCGCCGTGTTCGGAGCCGACGGCGCCGAACTCGACGAACTGCGCACCATGCTGCCGCCCATGCTCAAGGTCGGCGCGTTCGTCGCCTCGCTGCCCATCGCGCGCGTGGATCTCGGCGGCCGCGGTCCGGGCGCTCGGTTCGACCGTTACCGAGCGCAGTACGACGCGATCATCGACCGGCTCATCGACCAGGCAGGCGCGGACCCCAAGCTCACCGAACGCGACGACGTGCTCGCCATCCTCATCCAGTCCCGATATGACGACGGCTCCCCCATGCGCCGCAGCGAGATCGCCGACCAGCTGTTGACGCTGCTTGCAGCCGGGCAGGAGAACACCGCCAGAACCCTGGCCTGGGCCGTGGAACGGCTCCGCCGCCACCCCGAGCTGGTGCGCAGGCTTGTCACCGAGGACGAGGAGGGCGGCAGCGAACTCCGCGAGGCCACCCTGATCGAGGTGCAGCGCATCCGCCCCGTCGTCGAGATGACCGCCCGGCAGGTCCGCGCGGAATCGCTGCGGATCGGCCGGTGGACGCTGCCGCGCGGCACCGTGGCCACCGCCTGCATCTCCCTGCTCCACGAGAACGAGTCGCTGTTCCCCCGCCCCGAGGTCTTCGACCCCGACCGGTTCGTCGGCGCACGCCCCGATCCGAGTTGGATTCCCTTCGGTGGCGGCGTCCGCCGGTGCATCGGCGCCGCGTTCGCCACGATGCAGATGAACGTCGTGCTGCGCACCATGCTCCGTGACTTCACCCTCGTACCGACCTTGGAACCGGGGGAACACCACCCCGACCACGGCATCTCGGTGGCTCCCGCCAAGGGCGGCCTGGCGGTGCTGCACCGACGTTGA
- a CDS encoding DUF1579 domain-containing protein: MSTEDIAGTEEQVVGQEPQEPVVFTAPKPAEQLHELDFLLGAFRAEYAEVSFDPPKTGVSFWTTETAMDGHVYEMVQDVPGPGILARWTFGWDTVGQNYFTTYYDNWGNHGSTRCQGWEDGKLNFSGEYFAFGSKFVFNEQFTIVDADHYRKEGSVKEGDDWRLLDVIECYRITDPEA, translated from the coding sequence GTGTCCACCGAAGACATCGCCGGGACCGAGGAGCAGGTTGTCGGCCAGGAGCCGCAGGAGCCTGTCGTGTTCACCGCTCCGAAACCCGCCGAGCAGCTCCATGAGCTCGACTTCCTGCTCGGTGCGTTCCGCGCCGAGTACGCCGAGGTCAGCTTCGATCCGCCGAAGACGGGCGTCTCGTTCTGGACCACCGAGACGGCCATGGACGGCCACGTCTACGAGATGGTGCAGGACGTGCCGGGCCCGGGGATCCTCGCGCGTTGGACGTTCGGTTGGGACACCGTCGGGCAGAACTACTTCACCACCTACTACGACAACTGGGGCAACCACGGCTCCACGCGTTGCCAAGGGTGGGAGGACGGGAAGCTCAACTTCAGCGGCGAGTACTTCGCCTTCGGCAGCAAGTTCGTCTTCAACGAGCAGTTCACCATCGTGGACGCCGACCACTACCGCAAGGAGGGTTCGGTGAAGGAGGGCGACGACTGGCGGCTGCTGGACGTCATCGAGTGCTACCGGATCACCGACCCCGAAGCCTGA
- the ccrA gene encoding crotonyl-CoA carboxylase/reductase yields the protein MSDDAEPDDFANVEIPEHYRGVGVLADETEMFVGVASEERSPAKSLHLQSVATPQPGPGEVLVAVMASSINYNTVWSALFEPRPTFKFLARYAREMPEAAHHDQPFHVVGSDLSGVVLRTGPGVRGFQPGSRVVAHCLSVELSSSDGHNDTMLDSDQRIWGYETNYGGLAELALVKANQLMPKPDHLSWEEAAASQLVNSTAYRQLVSRNGADMKQGDLVLIWGAAGGLGSYATQLVLNGGGIPVCVVSSPGKAELVRSMGAELVIDRSAEGYRFWKDPDTPDPSEWRRFGSQIRELTGGEDPDIVFEHPGRETFGASVYVARRGGTIVTCASTSGYEHTFDNRYLWMHLKRIVGTHFANYREAWEANRLIRRGMVHPTLSRVFPLAEAGLAAEAVYRNTHSGKVGVLGLAPREGLGVRDHALRERVLPQLNRFRESRLGS from the coding sequence ATGTCCGATGACGCCGAGCCAGACGACTTCGCGAACGTGGAGATCCCGGAGCACTATCGGGGCGTCGGTGTTCTGGCCGACGAGACCGAGATGTTCGTGGGCGTCGCGTCGGAGGAACGCAGTCCGGCGAAATCCCTGCACCTCCAGTCGGTGGCCACGCCGCAGCCGGGGCCCGGCGAGGTGTTGGTGGCGGTGATGGCCAGCAGCATCAACTACAACACCGTGTGGAGCGCGCTGTTCGAGCCGAGGCCCACCTTCAAGTTCCTCGCCCGCTACGCCCGCGAGATGCCCGAGGCGGCCCATCACGATCAGCCGTTCCACGTGGTGGGTTCCGATCTGTCGGGCGTCGTGCTGCGGACGGGCCCGGGGGTGCGTGGATTCCAGCCGGGGTCGCGGGTCGTGGCCCACTGTCTGTCCGTCGAGTTGTCCTCCTCAGACGGGCACAACGACACGATGCTCGATTCCGATCAGCGGATCTGGGGATACGAGACCAACTACGGGGGCCTGGCCGAGTTGGCGTTGGTCAAGGCCAATCAGCTGATGCCCAAGCCCGACCATCTGAGTTGGGAGGAGGCCGCTGCCTCGCAGCTGGTCAACTCGACGGCCTATCGGCAGCTCGTGTCGCGCAACGGGGCCGACATGAAGCAGGGCGACCTGGTGTTGATCTGGGGTGCGGCGGGTGGTCTGGGCTCGTATGCCACCCAGCTGGTGCTCAATGGCGGTGGCATCCCGGTGTGCGTGGTGTCCAGTCCGGGCAAGGCCGAGCTCGTTCGCTCGATGGGCGCCGAACTGGTCATCGACCGGTCGGCCGAGGGCTACCGCTTCTGGAAGGACCCCGACACCCCCGATCCGAGCGAGTGGCGGCGTTTCGGCAGCCAGATCCGCGAGCTGACCGGCGGCGAGGATCCCGACATCGTCTTCGAGCATCCGGGTCGGGAGACCTTCGGGGCGAGTGTGTACGTGGCGCGGCGCGGCGGCACGATCGTCACCTGCGCCTCCACTTCGGGCTACGAGCACACCTTCGACAACCGCTACCTGTGGATGCATCTCAAGCGCATCGTCGGGACGCACTTCGCCAACTATCGCGAGGCGTGGGAGGCGAATCGGCTCATCCGCCGGGGCATGGTTCATCCCACGTTGTCGCGGGTCTTCCCGCTGGCGGAGGCCGGGCTGGCCGCGGAGGCGGTGTATCGCAACACCCACAGCGGCAAGGTCGGCGTGCTCGGTCTGGCGCCCCGGGAGGGGCTCGGCGTCCGTGACCATGCCCTGCGCGAACGGGTCCTGCCGCAGTTGAACCGCTTCCGGGAGTCCCGTCTCGGGTCGTGA